One genomic window of Ziziphus jujuba cultivar Dongzao chromosome 4, ASM3175591v1 includes the following:
- the LOC107417277 gene encoding protein trichome birefringence-like 43, which translates to MGALAIFGKIFVVLVSFLHHVNGRFQYLNEQCDFYKGNWVFDPLQSHYDSSNCPFIEKQFDCQKNGRPDNLYLQFRWQPFGCNLPRFDGEDFLRRFKGRSIMFVGDSLSLNQWQSLTCLLHTANPQAKYSLARTGGLSTFTFPAYNVKIMFSRNAFLVDIANTSAGRVLRLDSIEGGEIWKGVNVLIFDTWHWWLYTGRKKPWDIFQEGNMTYDEMDRLVAYEKALNTWAKWVDTNVNPSISKVFFQGVSPDHNNGSDWGDPSAKNCEGQVRPFMGPIYPAGAHKAQIVVEKVLRSISKPVFLLDITTLSQLRKDGHPSVYGHGGHNDMDCTHWCLPGVPDTWNQLLYAALIET; encoded by the exons atGGGTGCTTTGGCCATTTTTGGGAAAATTTTTGTAGTGTTGGTCTCTTTTCTTCACCATGTAAATGGCCGCTTTCAGTACCTAAATGAACAGTGTGATTTTTACAAGGGAAACTGGGTTTTTGATCCATTACAATCTCATTATGATTCTTCAAACTGTCCCTTCATAGAGAAACAGTTTGATTGCCAGAAAAACGGTCGTCCAGACAACCTTTATCTCCAATTCAGATGGCAACCCTTCGGCTGCAATTTACCAAG ATTCGACGGTGAAGATTTCCTGCGGAGATTCAAAGGAAGAAGCATAATGTTTGTTGGGGACTCGTTGAGTTTGAACCAATGGCAATCTCTCACTTGCCTGCTTCACACAGCTAACCCACAAGCCAAATATTCATTGGCTAGGACTGGAGGACTCTCCACCTTTACATTTCCG GCATACAATGTAAAGATTATGTTCTCCCGGAATGCGTTTCTGGTTGATATCGCAAACACAAGTGCTGGAAGAGTTCTAAGACTGGACTCCATTGAAGGTGGAGAAATTTGGAAAGGGGTCAATGTGTTAATCTTCGATACATGGCACTGGTGGCTCTACACAGGAAGAAAAAAACC ATGGGATATTTTCCAAGAAGGAAATATGACATACGATGAGATGGATCGCCTGGTTGCATACGAGAAAGCTCTGAACACATGGGCTAAATGGGTCGACACCAATGTGAATCCCTCAATCTCCAAGGTCTTCTTTCAGGGTGTTTCACCAGACCATAACAA TGGAAGTGACTGGGGCGATCCAAGTGCAAAGAACTGTGAGGGACAAGTTAGACCATTTATGGGGCCTATTTATCCAGCAGGAGCACATAAAGCCCAGATTGTAGTAGAGAAAGTGTTGCGTTCCATTTCAAAGCCAGTGTTTTTACTGGATATTACAACACTTTCACAGCTCAGAAAAGATGGTCATCCTTCTGTTTATGGCCATGGTGGCCATAATGACATGGACTGCACCCATTGGTGTCTTCCTGGAGTCCCTGATACTTGGAATCAGCTACTATATGCAGCTCTTATAGAAACGTAA